One region of Neorhodopirellula lusitana genomic DNA includes:
- a CDS encoding DUF1559 domain-containing protein — translation MPCPNRTPAPKHGFTLVELLVVIAIIGVLVGLLLPAVQAAREAARRMSCSNNFKQIGLGMHNYHSAFKQLPKHGSGPLTASRSAQGGNNANWPKETTRQHQRLSALVGLLPYIEQQAIWEQIVNPMRVGTTQFYEFGTIPWVDLNGATTQFTSDGASYPPWWTDIPAYRCPSDPGFGLPLAGRTNFAVCWGDTCEAAMNTGPYTKGDFKTISSDSSQIYRAASRGVFGLYVDNRFREILDGLSNTIMMGEINTDLGDEDITTTPRQRGASTGQARNVTNNPSSCQDAGFINPERPRFWGEPTVSTVPVVLKSRGACWASPAPGQTQCNTILPPNREYCNRANQIYASNPGTLTVSSRHQGGAHVLMADGAVRFITESIEAGDSHAGGIKNGGTGARAPGSKSPYGLWGSLGTRASKEVIDKEF, via the coding sequence ACCGGCCCCCAAGCACGGGTTTACGCTCGTTGAGTTGCTTGTGGTGATCGCCATTATTGGCGTTCTCGTCGGGCTTTTACTGCCCGCAGTTCAAGCTGCTCGCGAAGCGGCACGCCGCATGAGTTGCAGTAACAATTTCAAGCAAATCGGCCTTGGAATGCACAACTATCACAGTGCGTTTAAGCAGTTGCCAAAGCACGGTTCTGGTCCCTTGACCGCTTCCCGATCCGCGCAGGGTGGGAACAACGCCAACTGGCCGAAAGAGACGACCAGGCAGCATCAGCGATTAAGTGCCTTGGTAGGTTTGTTGCCGTACATTGAGCAGCAAGCAATTTGGGAGCAAATCGTCAATCCGATGCGTGTGGGCACGACTCAGTTTTACGAGTTTGGAACCATCCCTTGGGTCGACCTGAACGGGGCGACCACCCAGTTCACTAGCGACGGCGCATCGTATCCACCATGGTGGACTGATATTCCTGCTTATCGTTGTCCAAGTGACCCAGGTTTTGGTCTGCCTCTAGCTGGCCGAACTAACTTCGCTGTTTGCTGGGGTGATACATGTGAAGCCGCGATGAACACCGGGCCTTACACGAAAGGCGATTTTAAAACGATCAGCAGCGATTCATCGCAGATCTATCGAGCCGCATCTCGAGGGGTTTTTGGGCTCTATGTTGACAATCGTTTTCGAGAAATTCTTGATGGCCTCTCCAACACAATCATGATGGGTGAAATCAACACAGACCTGGGCGACGAGGACATTACGACCACACCTCGTCAGCGAGGAGCAAGCACAGGTCAAGCGAGAAACGTTACGAATAACCCATCAAGCTGCCAAGATGCAGGGTTTATCAATCCAGAGAGGCCACGATTTTGGGGAGAGCCTACCGTTTCTACCGTTCCGGTGGTCCTGAAGTCGCGGGGTGCTTGCTGGGCTTCGCCGGCCCCAGGCCAGACACAATGCAACACGATCCTGCCGCCAAACCGCGAGTATTGCAATCGTGCCAACCAAATTTATGCTTCTAACCCAGGAACACTTACGGTCAGTAGTCGTCACCAGGGCGGGGCTCATGTTTTGATGGCCGATGGTGCAGTTCGGTTTATTACCGAGTCAATCGAAGCGGGGGACAGTCATGCCGGGGGCATCAAGAATGGTGGTACCGGTGCTAGGGCTCCTGGATCGAAAAGCCCTTATGGATTGTGGGGATCCCTCGGCACTCGTGCATCCAAAGAAGTGATTGACAAAGAGTTCTAA